In the Candidatus Electrothrix sp. GW3-4 genome, one interval contains:
- a CDS encoding NAD(+)/NADH kinase, with translation MHIRYAGIITRKDSPEVLRVGRELADWYRRRSIKAELDRIDPEMDMLTILGGDGTLLHVADQAARHGIPVVGINLGNLGFLTEVAAEEMYQALEEILNSGLTIEERMMLRAELLDEYGESAGPPMFALNEVVIVKGSTEPMMRLGCWADREYITTYKADGLIISTPTGSTAYNLSAGGPLAHAELQTLIVTPICPFMLESRPVLLSPKTRVTAQLAPPSTNVKIMVDGRLGWTMHANDFLSLEAAAKPLRLISSPHKGYFDILRNKLNWGGRDPGYPLPEVLMT, from the coding sequence ATGCATATTCGCTATGCCGGGATCATCACCCGTAAGGACTCGCCAGAGGTTCTCCGGGTGGGCCGGGAACTGGCAGATTGGTATCGAAGACGTTCAATAAAGGCAGAACTGGATCGGATTGATCCGGAAATGGATATGCTGACCATCCTGGGTGGTGACGGCACCTTATTGCATGTGGCAGATCAGGCAGCCCGGCACGGCATCCCGGTGGTTGGCATTAATCTCGGTAACCTTGGTTTTCTCACCGAAGTGGCTGCCGAGGAGATGTATCAGGCCCTGGAAGAAATCCTCAACAGCGGGCTCACCATTGAGGAACGGATGATGCTCCGGGCTGAGCTCCTGGATGAGTATGGCGAGTCTGCTGGCCCCCCCATGTTTGCCCTGAACGAGGTGGTGATCGTCAAGGGCAGCACCGAGCCGATGATGCGGCTGGGCTGCTGGGCAGACCGGGAATACATCACCACCTATAAGGCAGATGGCCTGATTATCTCTACCCCTACCGGCTCCACGGCCTATAATCTCTCCGCAGGCGGTCCCCTTGCCCATGCCGAACTCCAGACCCTCATCGTGACCCCGATCTGTCCCTTCATGCTTGAATCCCGACCGGTTCTTCTCTCTCCAAAAACCCGGGTTACTGCCCAACTGGCCCCGCCCTCCACCAATGTCAAGATCATGGTGGATGGTCGCCTTGGCTGGACCATGCATGCCAATGATTTTCTTTCTCTTGAGGCTGCGGCCAAGCCATTACGTCTGATCAGTTCCCCGCATAAGGGCTATTTTGATATTCTTCGTAATAAGCTGAACTGGG